From a region of the Marinomonas mediterranea MMB-1 genome:
- the cydB gene encoding cytochrome d ubiquinol oxidase subunit II produces the protein MDLALFYFLILGFAVFMYVLLDGFDLGIGILYPWFESKSERDHLMRSISHVWDGNETWLVFGGVMLFAAFPAAYAGITSTFYLPIMLMLFALIFRGVAFEYRFKADRSRPYWDLAFSAGSAIAAFCQGILLGSLVQGIPEGSSMIASWHWLTPFTILTGFSVMAGYALMASSYLFMKSRSDIQRRASHLGKNLLICVVLAMLTVSIWTTIASPEIQNRWFENGHFIYLSPLPIISLFLSIGIWKHFTRHQMLSGQSEGKNDSRPFWYSAGLFLTGFIGLVVSLFPYLIPRQLTLWEAAAPDSSLTFLLVGVCLFIPLILAYTLWGYRVFSGKVEDYQEGY, from the coding sequence ATGGATCTAGCACTGTTTTACTTTTTAATATTGGGCTTCGCAGTCTTCATGTATGTTTTGTTAGATGGCTTCGACCTTGGAATAGGCATCCTTTACCCATGGTTCGAAAGCAAATCCGAACGCGACCACCTTATGCGTTCGATCTCCCATGTCTGGGACGGTAATGAAACTTGGCTCGTATTCGGAGGCGTGATGCTCTTTGCAGCCTTTCCTGCGGCTTACGCGGGGATAACATCAACGTTTTACCTCCCTATTATGTTGATGCTGTTTGCATTGATCTTCAGAGGCGTCGCGTTCGAATATCGCTTCAAGGCGGATCGTTCTCGCCCATACTGGGACTTGGCATTTAGCGCAGGCTCAGCCATTGCAGCATTCTGCCAAGGCATATTATTGGGGAGCCTTGTCCAAGGCATTCCAGAGGGCAGCAGCATGATTGCGAGCTGGCACTGGCTTACTCCATTCACTATTTTAACCGGATTTAGTGTGATGGCAGGGTATGCACTTATGGCCAGTAGTTATTTGTTTATGAAGAGCCGAAGCGACATTCAACGACGTGCAAGCCATCTAGGAAAAAATTTACTCATCTGTGTGGTATTGGCAATGCTCACTGTGAGTATTTGGACAACGATAGCATCACCTGAAATACAGAACCGTTGGTTTGAAAACGGCCACTTTATCTATCTCAGCCCCTTACCCATTATTAGCCTCTTTTTAAGTATTGGCATATGGAAACACTTTACTCGTCATCAAATGCTGAGCGGCCAGTCTGAAGGCAAAAATGACAGTCGACCTTTTTGGTATTCTGCTGGACTCTTTCTCACCGGATTCATTGGTTTGGTTGTTAGCTTGTTCCCGTATTTGATCCCACGTCAGCTTACGCTTTGGGAAGCGGCTGCGCCAGACTCAAGCCTTACCTTCTTGCTGGTTGGTGTGTGTCTTTTTATACCTTTGATCCTCGCCTATACCCTTTGGGGATACCGTGTTTTCTCCGGAAAAGTCGAAGACTATCAAGAAGGCTATTAA
- the grxB gene encoding glutaredoxin 2, translating into MNLYLYDHCPFCVRAEMVANYKETATNTIYLLNDDEQSCFDLVGAKMVPILETEEGAMGESLDIASVLDQLGKPENSIRPGGAAAHYLDILGSVNFAINCLLFPRNIHIGLPEFETQSARDYFQRNKEKMIEMPFSNALSQTKEHVVKVEAALNQLPTLPLPSDHGNSISWDDVLIYPTLRNLTMVRDLSFPERVSTYIKEVSALTNTHTYHDKAS; encoded by the coding sequence ATGAACCTTTACCTATATGACCATTGCCCCTTTTGTGTTCGCGCTGAAATGGTGGCAAATTACAAAGAGACTGCCACAAACACCATCTATCTACTCAATGACGATGAGCAGTCGTGCTTTGACTTAGTTGGGGCAAAAATGGTTCCAATTTTGGAGACGGAAGAAGGAGCAATGGGAGAAAGCCTTGATATCGCAAGCGTATTGGACCAACTAGGTAAACCTGAAAACAGTATTCGACCTGGTGGAGCGGCCGCTCATTATCTTGATATCTTAGGCAGCGTCAACTTTGCGATCAATTGTTTGCTCTTTCCCCGTAACATTCATATCGGGCTTCCCGAGTTTGAGACTCAATCAGCTCGAGATTATTTTCAAAGAAATAAAGAAAAAATGATAGAAATGCCATTTTCAAACGCGTTATCACAAACTAAAGAACACGTGGTCAAAGTAGAAGCAGCGCTCAATCAACTTCCAACCTTGCCACTGCCATCTGATCATGGCAACTCAATAAGTTGGGACGACGTTCTAATCTACCCAACTTTAAGGAACTTAACGATGGTCCGCGACCTTTCTTTTCCTGAGCGAGTAAGCACTTACATAAAAGAAGTCTCCGCACTCACGAATACCCATACCTACCATGACAAAGCCTCTTAA
- a CDS encoding AraC family transcriptional regulator, whose amino-acid sequence MKPLRYQHIDELPGLTLSEAKMPQVQFEAHFHLEFHIGLIEQGQLTQSIQGKKLPLTPRTVCIIPPGEVHDGVFNAKNLKVDGKENQYNLATFRVPNQLIQTAFEESELSNKGEQVEGFIRPALIERNNIAENFMQLKRALIPNNNASQLHKDVLWSNSISELLSQLHQAPSLNYDYQGLSNNEFNIIQEYCYANLHRKIGIDELSTLIQLTRFQFIRRFQKRVGIAPHTWLTNLRLESASHKLLSTKTTITDISADVGFYDQSHFNRVFKRAYRVSPSQYRKGT is encoded by the coding sequence ATGAAACCATTGCGCTACCAACATATTGATGAACTACCAGGGCTTACCCTCAGTGAAGCGAAAATGCCCCAAGTTCAATTTGAAGCGCACTTTCATTTGGAGTTTCATATTGGGCTTATTGAGCAAGGCCAGCTGACTCAATCAATTCAAGGAAAAAAACTCCCTCTTACTCCTAGAACCGTTTGTATCATCCCTCCCGGAGAGGTTCACGATGGCGTATTTAACGCTAAAAACCTGAAAGTTGATGGCAAAGAAAACCAATATAACTTGGCTACGTTTAGAGTACCTAATCAACTAATACAAACTGCATTTGAAGAAAGTGAATTAAGTAATAAAGGTGAACAAGTCGAAGGCTTTATACGACCCGCATTAATTGAGAGAAATAACATCGCTGAAAACTTTATGCAGTTAAAGCGCGCACTGATACCAAATAACAACGCAAGCCAACTGCACAAGGATGTGCTGTGGTCTAACTCGATTTCTGAGTTGCTATCGCAGCTTCATCAAGCTCCCTCACTTAACTACGACTATCAAGGACTAAGCAATAATGAGTTCAACATCATACAAGAATATTGCTACGCCAATCTTCATCGAAAAATCGGCATCGATGAATTATCAACTCTTATTCAATTAACGCGCTTTCAGTTTATCCGTCGATTCCAGAAAAGAGTTGGAATTGCTCCACACACTTGGCTAACCAATCTTCGGCTCGAATCTGCCAGTCATAAATTGCTAAGCACCAAGACGACGATTACCGACATCTCGGCAGATGTCGGCTTTTACGATCAAAGCCATTTTAATCGAGTATTTAAGAGAGCATACCGAGTATCGCCATCTCAGTATCGCAAAGGAACCTAG
- a CDS encoding threonine aldolase family protein has translation MNVAFTSDNIAGASDSVLAAIVKAAQGNAMPYGNDEGTVQVTNMLADLFECEVDVFLVSTGTAANVLSLSAMTPQWGNVFCHQESHLLNDESSAPEFFTGGARLVGLGGANAKIDPLQLRKAATQKIGDVHTCQPGALSLSQVTEVGSVYSLEEIKALTDIAKEVGIATHMDGARFANALVALKCSPAEMTWKAGIDIVSFGATKNGVMAAEAIVVFNRELVKNLDVLRKRGGHLHSKMRLLSSQMAAYLTDELWLKNAMHANEMMALMQDGLCGIPEIKINTPAQANMLFCTLPDGMEDYLKSKGFAFYGGRWESGVVRLVTSFRTLKEDVEAFVESARRFNTLAAKQSRI, from the coding sequence ATGAACGTAGCATTTACCAGCGACAATATTGCAGGTGCGTCGGATTCAGTTTTAGCCGCCATTGTTAAAGCTGCCCAAGGCAACGCAATGCCTTATGGGAACGATGAAGGAACGGTACAAGTAACGAACATGCTGGCGGACCTATTTGAATGTGAGGTGGATGTTTTTTTGGTCTCGACGGGTACGGCTGCAAATGTATTAAGTTTAAGTGCAATGACACCTCAATGGGGGAACGTTTTTTGTCATCAAGAAAGCCACTTATTAAACGATGAAAGCTCAGCTCCCGAATTTTTTACTGGAGGGGCTCGTCTTGTGGGGCTAGGTGGGGCGAATGCAAAAATAGACCCTCTGCAGCTGCGAAAAGCGGCAACCCAAAAAATAGGAGACGTGCATACCTGTCAGCCAGGGGCGTTAAGCCTATCTCAAGTCACGGAAGTCGGTAGCGTGTATTCATTGGAAGAGATCAAAGCGTTAACCGATATCGCGAAAGAGGTCGGTATCGCGACTCATATGGATGGCGCTCGATTTGCGAATGCACTTGTTGCGTTAAAGTGCTCGCCTGCTGAAATGACGTGGAAAGCTGGGATCGACATTGTATCTTTTGGAGCCACTAAAAATGGCGTGATGGCGGCGGAAGCAATAGTGGTTTTTAATAGGGAGTTAGTTAAGAACCTTGATGTACTTCGTAAGCGAGGCGGTCATTTGCATTCGAAAATGCGTTTGTTGTCCTCACAGATGGCAGCTTATTTAACGGATGAACTATGGCTAAAAAATGCGATGCACGCTAATGAGATGATGGCCTTAATGCAAGATGGCCTTTGCGGTATTCCTGAAATAAAAATTAATACGCCTGCTCAAGCAAATATGCTGTTTTGTACCTTACCTGACGGAATGGAAGACTATTTAAAGAGCAAAGGTTTTGCATTTTACGGTGGGCGTTGGGAAAGTGGCGTAGTTCGACTTGTTACATCATTTCGAACACTAAAGGAAGATGTGGAAGCATTTGTCGAGAGTGCGAGGCGATTTAATACGTTGGCGGCTAAGCAATCCAGAATCTAA
- a CDS encoding sigma-70 family RNA polymerase sigma factor produces the protein MNNDVWKQQVESCLALIKLRHQPAFEELYKLTSSKLYGLILKMLPDKDIAADILQESYTKIWLQSDRYRTDLGGAWAWVCQLTRNTAIDKIRSIQRQPLIGDDADLQHLATSDSGIWENEKDLSRCLQAIKQEPRTAIIQAYVYGFSHAELAERLQTPLGTLKSWIKRGLKDLQQCLEA, from the coding sequence GTGAACAACGACGTTTGGAAGCAACAGGTTGAAAGCTGCTTAGCTCTGATCAAACTGAGGCATCAACCCGCTTTTGAAGAGCTCTACAAATTAACAAGCAGTAAACTCTACGGACTCATCTTAAAAATGCTGCCCGATAAAGACATAGCGGCAGATATCCTTCAGGAGAGCTATACCAAGATTTGGTTGCAGTCCGATCGATATCGCACCGATCTCGGAGGTGCTTGGGCTTGGGTTTGCCAACTTACACGCAATACCGCTATTGATAAAATTCGCTCAATTCAGCGCCAACCACTCATAGGAGACGATGCGGATTTACAACATCTCGCCACGTCTGACAGTGGTATCTGGGAAAATGAGAAAGACTTGAGCCGTTGCTTACAAGCCATCAAGCAAGAACCTCGTACAGCAATTATTCAAGCTTACGTGTACGGATTTTCACATGCTGAACTCGCTGAACGCCTCCAAACACCACTTGGAACACTAAAGTCTTGGATTAAACGCGGCCTAAAGGATTTGCAACAATGTCTAGAAGCTTAA
- a CDS encoding COG4315 family predicted lipoprotein, which yields MKSVLTKFSATKQSLALLALPLVLSISTNAFSGSYGYNDDYDTTPIVKQTTEIGTVWATSKGMTLYTFDMDKDNRSNCNGRCAKAWPPLLAAKNAKTNGVFSTITRNDGTKQWTLNGEPLYTWIKDKKSGDTTGDGVKGVWHAAMTK from the coding sequence ATGAAATCTGTTTTAACCAAATTTAGCGCGACAAAACAATCCCTTGCTTTACTAGCATTGCCACTCGTATTATCCATTAGTACAAACGCATTTAGCGGTTCGTATGGTTACAATGATGATTACGACACAACCCCTATCGTCAAACAAACAACAGAAATCGGTACAGTATGGGCGACGTCAAAGGGCATGACCTTGTATACGTTCGATATGGACAAGGACAATCGCTCAAACTGTAATGGTCGATGTGCAAAAGCATGGCCCCCTTTGCTAGCAGCAAAAAACGCAAAAACAAACGGTGTATTTAGTACGATCACGCGCAATGACGGAACAAAGCAATGGACCTTAAACGGTGAACCTCTCTACACTTGGATTAAGGATAAAAAAAGTGGCGATACGACAGGCGATGGCGTGAAAGGCGTTTGGCACGCAGCAATGACTAAATAG
- a CDS encoding ABC transporter permease, whose protein sequence is MSLENESTVDERIKEESRVAQLMKRPELGAVAGALLVAIFFLFTADGSMFTLSGIINVLSPAAQLGILAIAAALLMIGGEFDLSIGSMVAFAGLIFGFCVVNFELPLILAIPITLILAAGVGSINGQIVLRTGLPSFIVTLAFLFILRGLSLVGLKAATGGSTQLRGIREAVEGDPLVPFFSGDAFTGFFQWAASMGWIDTFRSGLPKVPGIPVEILWFLGLAALATYVLLKTPAGNWIFAAGGDKNAASNSGVPVRKVKVALFMLTAGCAALLAITQVLDAGSTDARRGFMKEFEAIIAAVIGGCLLTGGYGSAIGAFFGSIIFGMVVIGLTYTDIDQDWFQVFLGSMLLLAVIFNNAIRKRVTGER, encoded by the coding sequence ATGTCACTTGAGAATGAATCGACAGTTGATGAACGAATTAAGGAAGAGAGTCGTGTAGCTCAACTTATGAAAAGACCTGAGCTGGGTGCAGTAGCAGGCGCCTTACTTGTAGCAATCTTCTTTTTATTTACCGCTGATGGTTCCATGTTCACACTTTCTGGAATCATAAATGTTCTTTCACCAGCAGCGCAACTCGGCATACTAGCAATAGCCGCTGCACTCTTGATGATTGGAGGAGAATTCGACTTATCTATCGGGTCGATGGTCGCGTTTGCCGGACTGATCTTTGGCTTTTGTGTCGTCAACTTCGAACTTCCTCTCATTCTTGCAATACCAATAACACTGATCCTTGCCGCGGGCGTTGGATCGATTAATGGTCAAATTGTACTAAGGACGGGACTTCCTTCCTTTATCGTTACGCTTGCCTTCTTGTTCATATTACGAGGCCTTTCTTTAGTAGGGCTAAAAGCAGCGACAGGAGGCTCAACTCAGCTTCGAGGTATCCGCGAAGCGGTCGAAGGAGACCCTCTCGTCCCATTTTTCAGTGGCGACGCATTCACTGGATTTTTTCAATGGGCCGCATCGATGGGTTGGATTGATACCTTTCGCAGTGGATTACCAAAAGTACCGGGGATTCCGGTGGAAATTCTCTGGTTTTTAGGACTCGCAGCACTCGCGACCTATGTACTTCTTAAAACACCAGCAGGCAACTGGATCTTTGCAGCAGGCGGCGACAAAAATGCGGCATCTAATTCAGGCGTTCCTGTTCGAAAAGTTAAAGTTGCGCTGTTTATGTTAACCGCAGGCTGTGCAGCGTTACTTGCAATCACTCAAGTACTCGATGCAGGTAGTACCGATGCACGTCGTGGCTTCATGAAAGAGTTTGAAGCCATCATTGCAGCGGTAATTGGCGGCTGTCTGTTAACTGGCGGCTATGGTTCGGCAATAGGAGCATTTTTCGGTTCTATCATATTCGGGATGGTTGTAATTGGCTTAACTTACACCGACATTGACCAAGATTGGTTCCAAGTGTTTTTAGGATCCATGTTGTTATTAGCCGTTATCTTTAACAACGCTATTCGCAAACGTGTGACAGGGGAGCGCTAA
- a CDS encoding S8 family peptidase yields MRKRLLLVFLVLFSTTLFASVPSFQNFSTPEFSNDSFIIVWDSNRPSAKDAGISSSVENISSIKQYDHLKTVEVVHLTDSADLKLSMEQARNVVGVKGVFLNYTVTALEDASSATLPNDPQFENLWGLNNTQGSFDINAPEAWGVTTGSEDVYIAVIDSGIDYTHEDLASNMWVNTDEIAGNGIDDDSNGWVDDIYGIDTYNQDGDPFDDNRHGTHVAGTIAGVGNNGIGVAGVSWHTKLIACKFLGSSGSGDTAGALACLDYIINLKVNKGLNIVATNNSWGGGGYSDPLYEAIASQAENDILFIAAAGNSSNNNDLYPSYPASYELPNIISVAASQRSGALAYFSNYGASSVDIVAPGVDILSTVPNNGYSYLSGTSMASPHVAGAAALIKASNSNLTAIQIKNLLLSTANSSVFNERSVAHGDLLLWGESNNGAINCQDMIQLNRFSPSLDRASASLGESVRVEAAIVNCAELLNPPSLLGLGESFTLNDTGVDGDLIAGDGIFSVDVDVTWTGGSSFQFEGYPESVFDIVSVEEPVVTTTEYQYIEIDGTPLSLSDDSYATLDVGFSITLPDGTYQEALTVWSNGIVAFDERYYSYSNTSLPLNGQESLGLVAAYWDDLYPSSETVVSYAVVGNSPNRQFIVNYDSINRFGYSSQTGDGYDVSFQVVFNESTPEILVNYKDVLATSAAGFSNGSGATIGLQLGGRAVQYSYNEALIENETALLFSSGGAKPSITTFDIDGIFRPNQLQTILAEASHPSTDVNLDATLNINGVITEIELGQEVDVSLNLGINTLQLVVTDGQRHVTSSREIEILPYSEAEQALMEQERLAGQADVLSDPAAHGLVSSEQLAIEYANGQNSVLNNPTEYGLVSSDQLEIEYANGQNSVLNNPTEYGLVSSDQLEIEYANGQNSVLNNPTEYGLVSSDQLAIEYANGQNSVLDNPRSYGMLAIAEIEHGVISSSDVEDLPEGVHLVGMMVDVENVAEFFGNVNYVWAYRDGEYFGYIGEGGNSEELITNSGYQLLESVSAGEGIWISK; encoded by the coding sequence GTGCGTAAACGTTTGCTCTTGGTCTTTTTGGTACTTTTCTCTACGACTCTGTTTGCATCTGTTCCATCATTTCAGAACTTCTCGACCCCTGAGTTTTCGAATGATAGTTTTATTATTGTTTGGGATAGTAATAGGCCGAGCGCTAAAGATGCAGGAATATCATCTTCGGTAGAAAATATTTCATCGATTAAGCAGTATGATCACCTTAAGACTGTTGAGGTAGTCCATCTCACAGATTCAGCCGATTTAAAGCTGTCTATGGAGCAAGCCCGTAATGTAGTTGGAGTCAAAGGAGTTTTTTTAAACTATACTGTTACCGCACTTGAAGACGCAAGTTCCGCAACTTTACCTAATGACCCTCAGTTTGAAAATCTTTGGGGCCTGAATAATACACAAGGTAGTTTTGATATAAATGCGCCTGAAGCGTGGGGTGTTACTACTGGTTCAGAGGATGTTTATATAGCGGTAATTGATTCAGGAATTGACTACACGCATGAAGACTTAGCTTCCAATATGTGGGTTAATACCGATGAGATTGCAGGGAATGGTATTGATGACGATAGCAATGGTTGGGTTGACGATATATATGGAATAGATACATATAATCAGGACGGTGATCCATTTGATGACAATCGGCACGGTACACATGTTGCCGGCACCATCGCTGGAGTAGGCAACAATGGAATAGGCGTAGCCGGTGTCTCCTGGCACACTAAGTTAATTGCTTGTAAGTTTCTAGGTAGCTCAGGCTCTGGCGACACTGCAGGGGCGCTTGCCTGTTTAGATTACATTATTAATCTAAAAGTAAACAAAGGTCTAAACATAGTTGCAACTAACAACAGTTGGGGAGGAGGTGGTTATTCTGATCCGCTGTATGAAGCGATAGCGTCGCAGGCTGAGAACGATATTTTGTTTATCGCTGCTGCAGGAAATTCATCAAATAACAATGACCTTTATCCAAGCTATCCAGCAAGCTACGAACTTCCTAATATAATTAGTGTTGCAGCGAGTCAACGTAGCGGAGCGCTCGCGTATTTTTCAAACTACGGTGCTTCTAGTGTCGATATCGTTGCCCCAGGTGTTGATATACTCTCAACTGTGCCTAATAACGGTTATAGTTACTTGTCGGGAACGTCAATGGCATCACCTCATGTTGCTGGCGCCGCGGCCCTGATCAAAGCTAGTAATAGCAATTTGACGGCGATACAAATAAAAAATCTACTTTTATCGACTGCGAATTCGTCGGTTTTTAATGAGCGTTCAGTCGCGCATGGCGATCTTCTTTTGTGGGGCGAATCGAATAATGGCGCAATTAACTGTCAAGATATGATACAGCTTAATCGCTTCTCACCTTCTCTTGATCGAGCTTCTGCATCTCTAGGTGAGTCAGTCAGAGTAGAAGCTGCTATTGTTAACTGTGCCGAACTTCTCAACCCTCCAAGCTTGTTAGGTTTAGGTGAAAGCTTTACGTTAAATGATACTGGGGTTGATGGTGATCTTATTGCTGGAGATGGTATTTTTTCCGTAGACGTAGATGTTACGTGGACGGGGGGCTCTAGTTTTCAGTTTGAGGGCTATCCAGAAAGTGTATTTGATATCGTATCAGTAGAAGAGCCAGTAGTAACGACCACTGAATATCAATACATTGAAATAGATGGCACCCCTTTAAGTTTGAGCGATGATTCTTATGCCACATTAGATGTAGGCTTTTCTATTACGTTACCCGATGGAACATATCAAGAAGCTCTTACTGTTTGGAGTAATGGTATTGTTGCTTTTGACGAGAGATATTACTCCTATAGTAATACTTCGTTACCTTTAAACGGACAGGAAAGTCTTGGGCTAGTTGCTGCATATTGGGATGATTTATATCCAAGCTCGGAGACGGTGGTATCGTATGCTGTTGTCGGAAATTCGCCTAATAGACAATTCATTGTAAATTACGACAGTATTAACCGCTTTGGGTATTCTTCGCAAACTGGCGATGGCTATGACGTTAGTTTTCAAGTAGTTTTTAATGAGTCTACGCCTGAAATTTTAGTTAATTACAAAGATGTGTTGGCGACATCCGCAGCAGGATTCTCGAATGGTAGTGGAGCGACTATCGGTCTTCAGTTAGGGGGGCGTGCAGTTCAATATTCTTATAATGAGGCTTTAATCGAAAACGAAACGGCTTTGTTATTTAGTAGTGGAGGCGCTAAACCGAGTATTACCACATTTGATATTGATGGTATTTTTAGGCCAAACCAACTTCAGACCATTCTAGCTGAAGCTAGCCACCCTTCTACAGATGTTAATTTAGATGCGACGTTAAATATAAATGGGGTTATAACTGAGATCGAGTTAGGTCAGGAGGTAGATGTTTCCTTAAATCTTGGAATCAATACACTTCAATTAGTGGTTACTGATGGTCAACGTCATGTAACTAGCTCACGTGAGATTGAGATATTGCCATATAGCGAAGCTGAGCAAGCTTTAATGGAGCAAGAACGATTAGCGGGTCAAGCCGACGTATTATCCGACCCAGCAGCGCATGGACTAGTTTCTAGTGAGCAGTTGGCGATCGAATATGCTAATGGTCAAAATAGTGTATTAAATAATCCTACGGAGTATGGCCTCGTCTCAAGTGATCAGTTGGAAATCGAATATGCTAATGGTCAAAATAGTGTATTAAATAATCCTACAGAGTATGGCCTCGTCTCAAGTGATCAGTTGGAAATCGAATATGCTAATGGTCAAAATAGTGTATTAAATAACCCGACAGAGTATGGCCTCGTCTCAAGTGATCAGTTGGCGATCGAATATGCTAATGGCCAAAATAGTGTGTTAGATAACCCTAGGAGCTACGGTATGCTTGCCATAGCTGAGATTGAACACGGGGTTATAAGCTCGTCCGATGTTGAGGATTTACCTGAAGGCGTTCATTTAGTCGGGATGATGGTTGATGTAGAAAATGTGGCAGAATTTTTCGGAAATGTTAACTATGTTTGGGCGTATCGCGATGGAGAGTATTTTGGCTATATTGGTGAAGGCGGGAATTCCGAAGAGTTGATTACCAATTCAGGCTACCAATTACTAGAGTCTGTGAGTGCAGGAGAGGGAATATGGATATCCAAGTAA
- a CDS encoding ATP-binding cassette domain-containing protein, translating into MSESILHMDNIEKHFGNVIALNGVSFDVKPGECHCLLGDNGAGKSTFIKTMSGVHKPSKGEIILDGKPIVFDSPRAAMGAGIACVYQDLAMIPLMSVARNFFMGREPTKGQLLWKRYDSKMADEITMTEMKKMGINLRSADQAVGTLSGGERQTVAIARAVYFGAKVLILDEPTSALGVRQTSNVLATIDKVRKQGVGVVFISHNVRHALAVGDRFTVLNRGKTLGTAARGEITSEELQDLMAGGQELAQLEGSLGGTI; encoded by the coding sequence ATGTCTGAATCAATTCTTCATATGGATAACATTGAGAAGCACTTTGGTAATGTCATTGCGTTGAACGGGGTGAGTTTTGATGTAAAACCAGGTGAGTGCCATTGTCTATTAGGCGACAACGGTGCAGGTAAATCGACCTTTATCAAAACAATGTCTGGCGTCCATAAACCCAGTAAAGGTGAAATAATCCTAGACGGAAAACCAATCGTTTTCGATAGTCCACGCGCTGCAATGGGGGCAGGTATCGCCTGTGTTTACCAAGATTTAGCGATGATTCCTCTTATGTCTGTTGCACGTAATTTCTTTATGGGTCGTGAGCCAACAAAAGGCCAGCTCCTGTGGAAACGCTATGACAGTAAAATGGCCGATGAGATCACCATGACTGAAATGAAAAAGATGGGGATCAACTTGAGAAGTGCGGATCAGGCCGTAGGAACGCTCTCTGGCGGTGAGCGACAAACTGTCGCCATTGCCCGAGCCGTGTATTTTGGTGCAAAAGTATTGATCCTCGATGAGCCAACCTCTGCACTCGGTGTTCGTCAAACATCAAACGTTTTAGCAACGATAGACAAAGTTCGTAAACAGGGTGTCGGTGTCGTTTTTATTAGCCATAACGTTCGTCACGCTCTTGCAGTAGGAGACCGCTTTACCGTGCTCAACAGGGGTAAGACGTTAGGTACAGCCGCTCGCGGGGAAATCACATCAGAAGAGCTACAAGATTTGATGGCTGGCGGACAAGAGCTCGCACAGCTAGAAGGTTCATTGGGAGGGACAATTTAA
- a CDS encoding sugar ABC transporter substrate-binding protein, producing MKKIIKGLLATSAGLCSSIALSASIIVVSHGQANDPFWSVVKNGVELAAQHTGADVDYRAPETFDMVAMSQLIDAAVNQEPDGLVVSIPDADALGPSIKRAVAAGIPVISINSGSDVSKQLGALLHVGQDEFDAGLAAGKKLAEMGGKKGICVNQEVGNVSLDLRCEGFAQGFGGNVNVLPTTNDPSEIEAKVRAALDSNPDVDTIMALGASTAGEPTVAAVKALGLSGEVNVASFDLSADFLKAIVNGDATFAIDQQQFLQGYLSVNFLALHADYGLMPGGNVPSGPNLITADKAGQVVELSAKGIR from the coding sequence ATGAAAAAAATAATAAAAGGTCTATTGGCTACTTCCGCTGGCTTGTGTTCCAGCATTGCTCTGTCAGCCAGTATTATTGTTGTCAGCCACGGTCAGGCAAACGATCCGTTTTGGTCTGTCGTGAAAAATGGTGTTGAGCTCGCAGCCCAACATACAGGCGCTGATGTCGATTACCGAGCACCAGAAACCTTTGATATGGTTGCAATGTCTCAATTGATAGACGCTGCGGTCAACCAAGAGCCTGATGGCCTTGTTGTATCTATTCCTGATGCCGACGCACTTGGCCCTTCAATTAAACGTGCTGTTGCGGCGGGTATCCCTGTTATATCGATCAACTCTGGCTCCGATGTCTCTAAACAGCTAGGCGCGCTTCTTCACGTTGGCCAAGACGAATTTGACGCAGGTTTAGCCGCGGGTAAAAAACTTGCAGAAATGGGCGGTAAAAAAGGTATTTGTGTTAACCAAGAAGTTGGTAACGTGTCTTTAGACCTTCGTTGTGAAGGCTTCGCACAAGGCTTTGGTGGTAATGTGAATGTATTGCCGACAACTAACGATCCTTCCGAAATAGAGGCGAAAGTACGTGCAGCATTGGATTCAAACCCTGACGTAGACACTATTATGGCGCTTGGCGCTTCCACTGCGGGTGAACCAACTGTTGCTGCTGTAAAAGCACTTGGGTTGTCTGGCGAGGTTAATGTAGCAAGTTTTGACCTTTCTGCTGATTTCCTTAAAGCAATTGTTAATGGTGATGCTACGTTTGCGATCGACCAACAACAATTTCTACAAGGTTACCTATCTGTTAACTTCCTAGCTCTTCACGCGGACTATGGCTTAATGCCTGGTGGCAATGTGCCTTCTGGTCCAAACCTGATCACTGCTGACAAAGCGGGACAAGTTGTGGAACTGTCTGCAAAAGGCATCCGTTAA